A stretch of the Marivirga tractuosa DSM 4126 genome encodes the following:
- a CDS encoding DUF4920 domain-containing protein — protein MKKIFLSILVLTIAFNACQQKESSEQSEEVKETPNVTAEAESDFLGASFDVENEIQLTSLISEMNSNDSVMAIVEAKVTEVCQAKGCWMKVDLPNGESMRVTFKDYGFFMPKDLSGKSVKMSGVAKIEETDVETLKHFAEDGGESAEEIAKITEPRMDYKFVASGVMLMD, from the coding sequence ATGAAAAAAATATTTTTATCAATTCTGGTATTGACCATAGCATTCAATGCTTGTCAGCAAAAAGAGAGTTCAGAACAATCTGAAGAAGTTAAAGAAACACCAAATGTTACAGCTGAAGCTGAAAGTGATTTCCTAGGTGCATCTTTTGATGTTGAAAATGAAATTCAGTTGACTAGTTTGATTAGTGAAATGAATTCAAATGATTCTGTAATGGCAATTGTGGAAGCTAAAGTAACAGAGGTTTGCCAGGCTAAAGGATGTTGGATGAAAGTTGATTTACCAAATGGTGAATCTATGAGAGTTACTTTTAAGGATTATGGTTTCTTTATGCCGAAAGACTTATCTGGAAAATCAGTTAAAATGAGTGGTGTAGCAAAGATAGAGGAAACGGATGTAGAAACCTTAAAGCATTTTGCTGAAGACGGAGGAGAGTCAGCAGAAGAGATAGCAAAGATCACTGAACCAAGAATGGATTATAAATTTGTAGCTTCAGGTGTGATGTTGATGGATTGA